DNA sequence from the Vicia villosa cultivar HV-30 ecotype Madison, WI linkage group LG3, Vvil1.0, whole genome shotgun sequence genome:
ATTCAAATGTTAATCTAAAATTATTCATCACCAATATGGACGAATTAATAAAACAGGTTTGATAGTTCCTTTTTTTCCAAAACAGTGCAGTTTTGTTTCAAGTtcaatataagaaaattgaagtgCTGACCATCAAAATGGGATCCATGGAAGGATAATAAGCAGATAATAAAGCCAACACAATAAGAATATAATGCAAATTAGTTGTCTGTCTTATTGCTAGTTCATCAGCCCAAATGTTTCAAGTACTACCATACAACAACGATTTATTCACATATCCAACCATGTTCTACATTCCTAATTTCCAATCCATACTGAAAATAGGCAAACTGACTTAATATAAATGAAAACAGACTCGAAATAAACAAAGTCTTTTTATATGACCCTTCAAGCAGAAGCAGAAGCAGCAGTTGCATGCTTGCTAATTGTCAACTGCAGCTCCTCCTTCTTAGCACCCACAACTTTGTCCACAAGTTTTCCCTCTTTCAAGAACAGGAATGTTGGCATAGCTTCAATTCCCCACTCCTCAGAAACAGTCTgaagaaatcaatgaaaagttaaagAAAATAAACACTAATGCATTCGAGACTAAAAACAATAGATTTATAAAATTACTCACCTTCAATTCATCCACATCAACCTTAAGGAAGATGACCTCTGGAAGCTTTTTAGCAATCTCTGCCAAAATTGGAGCAATGAAACGGCATGGACCACACCAAGAAGCAGTGAAATCAACTACAATCTGTCAATAAGATTTCCTTTCAGTACTTTGAAACTAAGGGATGAAAACAATCAACCATTTTATATTATAGCACCACAAATCACACAAATATGCTACAATATACAATAGCATGTTAAACACAATAAACATAGCAGTTAAAAATTCAAAGAACATAGGTTAAAGATTTGACATAAGGTTAATTAGATTCCATGAAGTAAACAATTAAAGATCTCAAGTGTCAAAGTAATCAATGTAACTTCAAGTTGATATACAAAAATTGGGGTTTGCTAAAGCTTATATGAAACCAGTTCCTCAGCTTCCTCTAACTAAAACCTAAATCCCTCTCCATCTTCAAAACCCTAACTTCATTTCCTACAAAACCCATAAAATTTCCAAGACAtgaaatgttaaatttttttttttttggaaatcttgACATGAAATGTTAAATTAATTTCATATCTCATAATCACCATAAACCCCCAATCATTACATGCATCCAATTGAAAGATGaaatcaaattcatgcatatcaAATATTTATAGCTAGAAACAAATCAGCATCAAATCAAAGCGACAAAAATACGcagcaaagaaattcaaaaaccctaattattcataatttcaaaaaaaaacgcaaaaaatagagaaaatttgAGAGTAATAACCAACTAACCAGTTTCTTTGAGGCATTTCCCTTCTCGAGCTGTTCCTTCCATGCGTCCACGCTGTGAACACCGATAACTTGTCCCTCTTCAGCCATTTTCCTCTTTCTTCTTCGAAAATAACGCTTttgctttcaatttttttttttctctttgaatttGCTATGATCCTAAACCCTACCCCGATACTTGTTATATACTGTAAGatttccaataaaaatatataactCCGTGACTTGAAATTTTTTGGTCAATCAAAAAAATTAACGAAAATACGTTGCACGCGCTTTCTAGATCGACGTGTCAAATTCTCATTCGTTACAGTCTGTATCTGTCATCAGCAATGACATAATACAAGATAAAGCGCGTGACGCGTGAAGTATGAAAACAACCCAACGTGTATAATTCTGATTTTTTTTGGTCGGCGTTATTTTAATTTGGGCCAAAGCCCAAAGAGAATGAATCTGGGCTTAATATCTGACCTCATTCATGAGATAGAACTATCCAACTATCGAGATTCACACGTGGAATATCCAGAGCCACGTGCAAATCCATACTATTATCATCTCATCCACATATCTTCAATTTCCCAAcaccttcatcttcatttttgtgattttttcaatTTGAGTGTGACTgtgaattaatcaaaataattcaATTTGGAAACTATAGTGACTGTGATTGAATTTGACATATGACAATGGCGAATGACCAAGTGGAAATTCTAACGACCACACATTCATAAAATTTTAACCTATAGTTTCTCCGATTAATTCGATTCTCTTTTTATTCTTTCTCTCTCTGTTCTTAACTTTGGAAATGGCATTCCCAATTCCACACCTTATCTCTTCACCGTACAACCCTTTGTTAAACCTCACTCCACTCTCATTAAACCCTAAAATCCCATTCTCAACTACTACACCGCCGCCGCCGTCGCATATTGATGTTCGCCACCACTCTCGCCGCCGTAAGTCTACTTCCCTCCTCCGTTGCTCGGCGTCGTCTTTCCCGGACAAGCACAACGGTAACTCTAACTCTCCTAATTCGGATGATGTCACCGAACTTCCTCTGTTTCCTCTTCCTTTGGTTCTCTTCCCCGGAGCAATCCTCCCTCTCCAGATCTTCGAGTTTCGCTACCGCGTCATGATGCATACGCTTCTCCACACCGATCTCCGATTCGGCGTTATCTACACCGACGCGGTGACCGGAACGGCGGAAGTCGGTTGCGTTGGAGAAGTTATAAAACACGAAAGACTTGTCGATGATCGATTCTTCTTGATCTGCAAAGGTCAGGAGCGTTTCCGCGTGAAGAAAGTTGTTCGGACGAAACCCTACCTTGTCGCGAGTGTTGCGTGGCTGGAGGATCGGCCTTCTCCGGCAACTGACGTAGATGTTGACGGTTTGGCGAGCGAGGTGGAGACGTATATGAAGGATGTGATTCGGTTATCGAATCGGTTAGGTGGAAAGGCGGAGAAAGAGGTTGGTGATTTGAGGAGGAACTTGTTTCCGACGCCGTTTTCGTTTTTTGTTGGAAGCACGTTTGAAGGCGCGCCGAGAGAGCAACAGGCGCTGTTGGAGTTGGAAGATACTGCGGCGAGATTAGCGAGGGAGAAGGAGACTTTGAAGAACACGCTTAATTACTTGTCTGCTGCTTCTGCTGTCAAAGACGTTTTTCCATCTTCTTCATCTCCGTCTCCCCCTTCCTCTTGATGCACGGTATGATTTGTATTGTATGAACAATAGGCAATAGCACCAATGTACTATACTGGAATAGTTGTAAATTCTCTGAAGTGTAATTTTTCATACGCTGATCATGCCTGGTTATTAAATTTTGGATGACATTTTATATCATACTATAGATCAATGATGATACTTGATAGAAGTTGGTGTTGTTTAATCCGTTAATCACATTTGATAGAAATCTATGACAAGGTTATTGAAAAACTGTCCCGCCAAAATGGTTGCACTAAACGTTATTGGAATATGCCGATACTGGTAATGTTATTTTCCGTTTTTATGATGAAAAAGCATTGTGGTTAGTTCATAGTGTGATGACCGCAATCTCTATCCTGTATCTATCGGAATCGTGAAAGCCTTGACTTTTCCATTATTTTAAACCCTTGTTAGAATGAAATACAAGCTAAGGGAGTGGTGAAGTCAAAATCACTTTTTTGGTTGTTATGTTGATCCATGTAATGAACGAAATTTATTGA
Encoded proteins:
- the LOC131660229 gene encoding thioredoxin H-type-like, encoding MAEEGQVIGVHSVDAWKEQLEKGNASKKLIVVDFTASWCGPCRFIAPILAEIAKKLPEVIFLKVDVDELKTVSEEWGIEAMPTFLFLKEGKLVDKVVGAKKEELQLTISKHATAASASA
- the LOC131660228 gene encoding uncharacterized protein LOC131660228, with the translated sequence MAFPIPHLISSPYNPLLNLTPLSLNPKIPFSTTTPPPPSHIDVRHHSRRRKSTSLLRCSASSFPDKHNGNSNSPNSDDVTELPLFPLPLVLFPGAILPLQIFEFRYRVMMHTLLHTDLRFGVIYTDAVTGTAEVGCVGEVIKHERLVDDRFFLICKGQERFRVKKVVRTKPYLVASVAWLEDRPSPATDVDVDGLASEVETYMKDVIRLSNRLGGKAEKEVGDLRRNLFPTPFSFFVGSTFEGAPREQQALLELEDTAARLAREKETLKNTLNYLSAASAVKDVFPSSSSPSPPSS